The genomic window TGAATTCTTAGAAGAAAAATATGATTATATAATTGAAGATTTAGAAGATTATAAATCTTATGGAATAGAAGAATATGCTGAAAAGTTATCTAGCATTATTGCTGAAAAATATAAAGCTAAGGAAGAAGAAATTGGTTCAGATTTAATGAGACAAATTGAAAAATATGTTTTATTAGAAGTTGTTGATAACAGATGGAGAGAACATTTAAAAGCATTAGATGGATTAAGAGAAGGTATATACTTAAGGTCTTATGGTCAAAGAGACCCTATTGTAGAATATAAATTACTTTCTGGTGAATTATATGGAAAAATGTTAGAAACAATAAAAACTGAAACAACTTCATATATGTTTAAAGTAATGGTAAGAACTCCAGAAGAGGTTGAAACAGAAGAAACTAACATAATAGAAGAAAAAGATGAAGTAAATGTTGGAGGACCTGATAATCCAGATGCTCCTTGCTCTTGTGGAAGTGGAAAACCTTATAAAAAATGTTGTGGTAGATAAATAAAAAGGTATGGTGATAATTATGAAAAAAATTTTAATAGTTGCATCTCTTTTAGTTCTTGGAGCTTGTAGTTCATTAAAAAAAGAACCTAAAACTATTACTAACGAAGAGATAAAAAATTGGGATAAAACTATTGCAAAAATTGTTGTAGATAGTGCTTATATTCCAGATGAATATGGTAATGAAGACCCTATTTATTACTTAAGAAAAACTGGAAAAATGTCTGAAAAAGATTTCCAATTTTTAAGTACATTAAATACTAAAAATGAATTTAATGAAGAAGAAATTGAAAAATTTACAAAATTATTAGATAAATATCCTTCAAAAATAGATAGAAAATTCTTTTTAGAAGATACAAATATAAAAAATCCAAAAGCTTTAGTTGATAAAATGGTTAACGAATCTCGTTTAAGAATGGCAAATCCTTCAAACCATATATCATCTAGAGTTGCTACTGAAGAAGAATGGGAACAAATAGTAGCTTTTTCTAAAAAAGATGATTTAAATGAAAAAGATGTAAAAAAATTAAGAAAATTATTAAATAATTTTATAAAAAGAAAAGAATTCTTTGATGAAAGAAGTTGGTATGGAGCAGAAATTTCTAGTAGATTAGAATATATTGTAGAAAAATCTAAATCAGATGTTTTAAGCAAAAAAGAACTTAACAATATCAATGCTAAAGCTTTATATATAGCTTATCCTGATTATTTATCTCCATTGGATAGATGGAAAGATTAGAAAATTTGGCGTCTTAAATGACGCCTTTTTTTATAAAAAATCTATAAATGACTTTTAAAATTTGATAAAAAATGGTAAAATCTAGTATAAACATATAATTAATATATAAAAATATTTAGGAGGAGAATAAATGATTATAGTTACAGGAGCTGCAGGATTTATTGGTAGTGCATTTATATGGAAACTAAATGAAATGGGAATAAATGACATCATTGCTGTGGACAAAATGAGAACAGAAGATAAATGGCTAAATTTAAGAAAAAGAGATTATGCTGACTGGGTTGATAGGGATAATCTTTTTGATTGGTTATCTATTCCAGAAAATGCAAACAAAATCACAGGAGTTGTTCATTTAGGAGCTTGTTCAGCTACAACTGAAAAAGATGGAGATTATTTAATGAGTAACAACTATGGTTACACAAAAAAACTTTGGGAATTTTGCTCTAAACAAAATATTAATTTTGTAAATGCTTCTTCTGCTGCTACTTATGGAGCTGGAGAATTAGGATATAATGATGATATAACTGTAGAAGAATTTAAGAAACTAATGCCTTTAAATAAGTATGGATATTCTAAAAAAATATTTGATGATTGGTCATTTAAACAAATTAAAACTCCAAAACAATGGATAAGCTGTAAATTCTTTAATGTTTATGGTCCACAAGAATATCATAAAGGAAGAATGGCATCAATGGTTTTCCATACTTTCAATCAATATAAAGCAAATGGTGGAGTAAAACTTTTCAAATCACATAAAGAGGGATTTGAAGATGGAGGGCAATTAAGAGATTTTGTTTATATAAAAGATGTTGTTGATGTTTTATATTTCTTTTTAACTGAAAAAGTTGAATCAGGAGTATATAATTTAGGTACAGGAGAAGCTAGAAGCTTTAGAGACTTATCTATGGCTACTATGGAAGCTGCTGCTGGAAAAAAATTAAATGAAAAAGATGTGATTGAATATGTTCCTATGCCTGAAGACTTAAGAGGAAAATATCAATATTATACAAAAGCTGAGATGAATAAATTAAAAAGAGCTGGATATACAAAAAAATTCCATTCTTTAGAAGAGGGAGTTTATGATTATGTAGTAAATTATCTAGCTAAAGAAGATTCTTATCTATAGGAGGAATGATGAATCCATACTTATTAGTTGTTATACTTGGAATAGTAGAAGGAATTACAGAATTTTTACCTGTAAGTAGTACAGGACATATGATTTTAGTAGAAAATTTTATTAACAGTCCTTATGTTACAAAAGGTTTTATGGATAATTTTCTCATTATAGTTCAACTAGGAGCAATTTTATCAGTTGTTTTATATTTTTGGAAAGATATACATCCATTTGTAAAAAGTAAAGAAATCTTTGTAGAAAGACTAAATCTTTGGAGTAAAATTATTGTAGGAGTTTTACCAGCAGCAATATTGGGACTTTTATTTGATGATTATATAACAGAATTCTTTTTAGGAAATACTAAAATAGTTGCTACAACTTTAATTATCTATGGAATAATATTTTGTTTTATAGAAGATAAAATAAAAAGAGTTAAAGTAATTGACAACATAAAAAACATTCCCTATTCTTTGGCAATTATAATTGGTTTTTTTCAATGTCTTGCTATGATTCCAGGAACTTCACGTTCTGGAGCTACTATAATAGGTTCTTTATTATTAGGTTTAAGTAAAGGAGTAGCTGCTGAATTTTCATTTTTCTTAGCTATACCAACTATGATAGGAGCTACACTTTTAAAGTTAATAAAAAATGGAGTAAACTTTACTCCTCTTGAATGGCAATTATTAGGAATAGGATTTTTTATTTCTTTTATAGTTGCATTTGGAATTATAAAATGGTTTATGGGATATATAAAAACTAGAACTTTTAAATTATTTGGAATTTATAGAATAGTTTTAGGAATATTAGTTTTATTATTTTTAAACTAATATAAAAGTTTTTATGAAAGGAGATTCTATGAATAAAGCAACTTTTTTAGAAATGATTGCTAAAGGAAGGACATATAAAGTAACCGATATACATTTAATAGTAGATGACTTCCCTGTTTTTAGGGTAAATGACAGATTATACAGATTTGAAGAATATCCCCCTGTAAGAAAAGAAAATTTAGAAATTCTTGTTTCTGAAATATTAACAGATAAAGAAAAGGAAATCTTAAATAAAAAGAAAGAATTAGATTTTTCTTTCAAAGATTTAGGTGGAAATTGTAGGATAAATATATTTTATGAAAGAGAAAATTTAGCTTTTGCTATTAGAATAGTTAACAAAGAGCCTTTAGCATTAGAAGAATTAAATTTAAGTGCTAAAATAAATGATTTTTATGAAGATACAAATGGACTTATTGTAGTATGTGGAAAAAGTAGTAGTGGAAAAACTAGTACTGTAGCAGCTATGATTGAAAAATATAATAGGGAAAAAGCTTATAATATTATAACTATAGAAGATCCTATTGAATATATTTATAAAAATCAAAAAAGTATCATAAGACAAAGAGAAGTTGGTAGAGATGTAAAATCATACACTGATGGAATCAAATCAGCACTTCGCCAAAATGCTGATGTAATAATGTTAGGAGAATTAAAAGATACTGAAAGTATTGAGATGGCTTTACTTGCTGCTGAGACTGGTCACATTGTATTAGCTACTTTACATTCTAATGGTATAATTGATTCTATTGATAAAATTATTGGTATGTTCAATGAAGATAGAAAAGATTATATTCAAAGACTTGTAGCTTCTAATTTAATTGGAGTTATACATCAAGAATTTACAGAGGGTGTTGATGGAGAGGAAAAAATAAAAGTACCTATTTGTGAGATAATGTATACAAACAGTGGTATTCAAAATCTTATAAAAACTGGTAAAATTTCACAGATTTCTTCTTTCTTAGATGTTAGTGGAAGAAAAGGA from Fusobacterium sp. FSA-380-WT-3A includes these protein-coding regions:
- the rfaD gene encoding ADP-glyceromanno-heptose 6-epimerase, with the translated sequence MIIVTGAAGFIGSAFIWKLNEMGINDIIAVDKMRTEDKWLNLRKRDYADWVDRDNLFDWLSIPENANKITGVVHLGACSATTEKDGDYLMSNNYGYTKKLWEFCSKQNINFVNASSAATYGAGELGYNDDITVEEFKKLMPLNKYGYSKKIFDDWSFKQIKTPKQWISCKFFNVYGPQEYHKGRMASMVFHTFNQYKANGGVKLFKSHKEGFEDGGQLRDFVYIKDVVDVLYFFLTEKVESGVYNLGTGEARSFRDLSMATMEAAAGKKLNEKDVIEYVPMPEDLRGKYQYYTKAEMNKLKRAGYTKKFHSLEEGVYDYVVNYLAKEDSYL
- a CDS encoding undecaprenyl-diphosphate phosphatase, which encodes MNPYLLVVILGIVEGITEFLPVSSTGHMILVENFINSPYVTKGFMDNFLIIVQLGAILSVVLYFWKDIHPFVKSKEIFVERLNLWSKIIVGVLPAAILGLLFDDYITEFFLGNTKIVATTLIIYGIIFCFIEDKIKRVKVIDNIKNIPYSLAIIIGFFQCLAMIPGTSRSGATIIGSLLLGLSKGVAAEFSFFLAIPTMIGATLLKLIKNGVNFTPLEWQLLGIGFFISFIVAFGIIKWFMGYIKTRTFKLFGIYRIVLGILVLLFLN
- a CDS encoding type IV pilus twitching motility protein PilT; translation: MNKATFLEMIAKGRTYKVTDIHLIVDDFPVFRVNDRLYRFEEYPPVRKENLEILVSEILTDKEKEILNKKKELDFSFKDLGGNCRINIFYERENLAFAIRIVNKEPLALEELNLSAKINDFYEDTNGLIVVCGKSSSGKTSTVAAMIEKYNREKAYNIITIEDPIEYIYKNQKSIIRQREVGRDVKSYTDGIKSALRQNADVIMLGELKDTESIEMALLAAETGHIVLATLHSNGIIDSIDKIIGMFNEDRKDYIQRLVASNLIGVIHQEFTEGVDGEEKIKVPICEIMYTNSGIQNLIKTGKISQISSFLDVSGRKGILNKQESIKELYRGKKLTPEQFEKEIKSLRKF